The DNA region CCCTCCAATGAAGGCCGTGGCTATGTTCTGCGCCGTATTATGCGCCGCGCCATGCGACATGCCCATAAAATTGGCTGCACAGAGCCGTTGATGTATCGTTTGGTGCCAGCGCTGATGGCGCAAATGGGCGAGGCCTATCCTGAACTGCTTCGGGCACAAGCATTGATAACCGAAAATTTAAAAAGCGAAGAAGAGCGCTTCAAGCAAACCTTGGAACGTGGTTTGAAGTTGCTTGAAGAAGAGCGCGCTACTATGGCGGCTAATGGAAAACTTAGCGGCGATATGGCGTTTAAGCTTTATGATACCTATGGTTTTCCACTGGACTTAACCGAAACCATTTTGCGTGACTCAGGGCAAAGTGTAGACCTTGCAGGTTTTGAAGCCGCCATGGCGAAACAAAAAGATATGGCGCGTGCCGCATGGGTAGGCTCGGGCGCACAGGCGATTAATGTGCAGTGGTTCGACATAAAAGAAAAAGCCGGTGCAGTAGAATTTCTTGGTTATGCGCAAGATGAAGGCGAAGCCATTGTAAAGGCACTGGTGGTGGATGGAGAGGTGGTGACCGAAGCGCAAGCCGGTAGCGAGGCGGTGATGATCACTAATCAAACACCGTTTTATGGTGAATCCGGTGGCCAGATGGGGGATACCGGAACGGTTGCGCATGATGGTAAAGCTATTGCTGAAGTGATGAATACGGCAAAGCCGTTAGATGATTTTATTGTGCATCACATAAAGCTCAAAGCCCCCCTCAAAGTCAATGATACGGTGCATTTGACTATTGATGTTAAACGCCGCAGCCGGTTGCGTGCAAATCATTCTGCCACGCATATTTTGCATAAAGTACTGCGCGATAAAATTGGCGATCATGTAACGCAAAAAGGTTCGCTGGTAGCACCTGACCGCTTGCGATTCGATATCAGTCAGCCCAAACCTCTTAGCCGTGAAGATCTGGCGGCAGTGGAAGCCGAGGTGAATCATATTATCTGGCTTAACGAAGAAGTATGCACCGAAGTTACTACCCCTGACATTGCCATTGAAAAAGGGGCGTTGGCGCTGTTTGGCGAAAAATATGGTGATGAAGTGCGTGTGGTACGTATGGGCGCATTGGATGCCCCCTCAATTGAATTTTGTGGTGGAACGCATGTGCGCCGCACGGGTGATATCGGCCTGTTTAAAATTATCAGCGAAGGTGCGGTTGCCGCAGGAATACGCCGTATCGAAGCAGTAACTGGCCCCGAAGCTTATGCCATGATTGCGCAACAGGAAAACTTGCTGCGCGAGGTGGCAAATGTGCTTAAAACTCCCATGCTTGAATTGCCAGAAAAGGTAGAAACCCTGCTTGCCGAGCGTAAAAAGCGTGAAAAACAACTCGCAGATGTAAAACGCGCACAGGCGCTTGAAGGTGCAGGCGGCGATGATGTGCAGGCCGAATCGATCGGCACTATCACTTATGTTGCAAAATCTTTTGATGACTTGCCCCCTAAAGAATTACGTAGCATTGCTGATAGCTTTCGCAAAAAAACCGGTGCTAATATTATTGTGGTTGGCACAGGGTTCGATGGCAAAGCTTCGTTGGTTGTATCGGTTAGTTCAGACGTACAAGCGCGGTTCAACGCCGCAGATCTGGTAAATACCGGAGCTGCCAAGGTGGGCGGAAAAGGCGGCGGTAAACCTGATATGGCACAGGCCGGAGGCCCTGATGGCAGCCGCTTGGAGGAAGCGCTCAAAGCAATTCGCGATTCAATTTCCAGCCAAATGGTTTCATAACAAACATATTTGTAATTTATATAACCTGTTTTATTTTCTATAAACTACGCATTAAAAAATGCGCAAAATTAGAGGACTAAAGATGACGAAAGCACAGCATATCACCGTTGCTTATGGCGATGGCATTGGCCCTGAAATAATGGATGCTACCTTAGCGATTCTGCAAGAAGCCGGAGCGCAGCTTTCTATCGACACCATTGAAATTGGTGAAAAGCTTTATGAAAAAGGTGTGACCACAGGTATTCCTCCCTATGCCTGGAAAACACTGAAACGTAACAAAATCTTACTCAAAGCTCCCATCACTACCCCGCAAGGTGGCGGCTATAAAAGCCTGAATGTAACCATGCGAAAAACATTGGGGCTTTATGCTAATGTACGCCCCAGCGTATGCTACCACCCGTTTGTTGCCACTAATCACCCCGATATGAATCTGGTAATTGTGCGCGAAAACGAAGAAGATTTATACGCAGGTATCGAGTACCGCCAAAGTCAGGATGCAGTGCAGTGCCTCAAAATTATCACCCGTAGCGCCTCTGAGCGTATCATTCGCTATGCATTTGAATATGCAGTTAAAAATGGCCGCAATAAAGTTACGTGCATGAGCAAAGACAACATTATGAAAATGACTGATGGGTTGTTTCATAAAACCTTTGACGAAGTGAAAACGGAATATCCAAATATTGAAACCGATCATTACATTATTGATATTGGTGCGGCGCGCATTGGCTCAAAACCCGAATTGTTCGATGTAATCGTGACCGAGAACCTGTATGGCGATATCGTATCAGATATTGCTGCAGAAGTTTCTGGCTCCGTAGGCTTGGCGGGAAGCTCAAATATTGGGGATGATTTTGCCATGTTTGAAGCGATTCACGGCTCGGCGCCTGACATTAGCGGTAAAGGGATTGCCAACCCATCCGGCTTATTGCATGGCGCAATTATGATGCTGGTGCATATAGGGCAGGGCGATGTAGCCACAAAAATTCACAATGCATGGCTACGCACTATCGAAGATGGCATTCACACAGGCGACATATATGGCGAACACAGCACCAAAAAAGTTGGTACAAAAGACTTTGCCGAAGCAGTTATGGAGCGTATAGGCCAAGAACCGCAAAAATTGAAACCGGTTAAATACGCCAATAAAAAGGTTGAATCCGGTAACTCCAGCAGCAAGCTATCTGAGGTAAAACCTGAAGCGAAAACACTGGTAGGCGTGGATGTCTATGTTGATTGGACCGAAGAATTTTCGCAATTGGTTGAAAAGCTCCATAGTAGTATTGGTAACGATATGAAGCTGCATACCATTGCCAGCAAAGGTCTGAAGGTATGGCCAGAGCCAGAAGTAACCCTCAAGCTCACCGATCAATATTGCTGCCGTGTTATGCCGCAAAATGTAAACGCGCCTGTTACGCATGGGGATGTTGCAACTTTACTGGGGCGGATGGCAGAAGCCGGCTTAGATTTCATTAAAACAGAACATTTATATAATTTCGATGGCAAGCGCGGCTACACTATCGGACAAGGAGAATAATTATGCGTAAAGATGAACTTTCGCTGCTAGACACTATAAAAGAAGGTATTCCCGTGCCGTGTAAAGAGGGCTATCCCTTTATAGCAATCGCGCTTGGTATTACATTGTTTTTCTATATCGTCGATTGGGATGTTATCGGCCATCTCATGCTGGTTGTCACCGTATGGGTATATTATTTCTTTCGTGATCCGGTTCGCGTAACCCCTGAAGGCGACGACTTAATTATTTCACCTGCGGACGGTGTGGTTCAGATGATTACCGAAGTTGTGCCTCCTGCAGAATTAGAAATGGGCGCTGAGCCATTGACGCGCATTAGTGTGTTTTTGAACATTTTCAACGTGCATATCAACCGTGTTCCCGCTGCTGGAACTATCACTCGCTTGTATTATCATCCGGGCAAGTTCCTCAACGCTTCGATGGAAAAAGCCAGCGAAGAAAACGAGCGCCAGCTTGCAAAAGTTACGTGCTTAAACGGAAAAGAAGTCGGCTTTTTGCAAATTGCCGGATTAATTGCCCGCCGCATTAAGTGTACTTTGCACGAAGGGCAGGGCGTGATTTCTGGCGAGCGTTTTGGTCTGATTCGTTTTGGTAGTCGTATGGATATCTTTTTACCCAAAGACGTTGCCCCGCTTGTCTGCGTTGGCCAAACTGCAATCGCCGGCGAAACAGTGCTTGCCGATATGAGCGACACAAAAACTACAGCCCGTACAGGCACATCGCATTAAGCAAAGGAATATTCATGCCCCGCAAAAAACGCTCATTTCCAATAACGTATTTATTTCCCAATATTATTACAATTGCGGGGTTGTGCGCGGGGCTGTCTGCTGTGCGCTTTGCTATGCTAGAACGCTGGGAAATGGCGGTGGTATTTCTAATTGCTGCAGCAATTATTGACGGCATGGATGGGCGGCTGGCGCGTATGCTTAATGCTACCAGCACTTTTGGTGCACAACTCGACTCATTGGCCGATTTTGTCAGTTTTGGCGTAGCACCGGTGATGGTGATGTATTTATGGCAGATGCATGGTGTGAAGGGTCTGGGTTGGTTAGTAGTGTTGTTTTTTGCGGCATGTATGGCGCTGCGACTGGCACGGTTTAACACCAGCATTTTTGAAGGCGAAAAGAGTAAAGAAGGTGCCGAGGAGCCCGATGATTTTTTCACTGGTGTACCTGCCCCAGCCGGAGCATTATTATGCGTACTGCCGATGGTGTTATCGTTCCAATTTGGTAGTGATACCTTTTTTGCCAGCCCCATAATTGCTATATTTTATGTCGCATGTATTGGCGTGTTGCTGGTGAGTACATTACCCACACTTTCTGCAAAAAAATTCAAAATTCCCAGCAATTACGCAGGGCCGTTTATCATTGCTTCATGCCTGTTTATTGCCGTGTGGATTGTAGAAACGTGGCTGGCATTCACGCTGACTTCGCTACTCTATCTGGCAACTATTCCTTATACAGTGCGCAGGGCAGGGCGGTTAAGCACCACAGAGGATGCAGCAGGCGATTCTGATGCAATAGATCAAGACTCTGCTTGACCTTTTTACATCCCTGCGTATGCTAGTGAAATATCGTTCATATGGTGGGGATTTTCCAGCGCTTGCCGCCACCTTAAACACAGGTTCTAAGCGCCCTGCAGTCATGCTGGCGTTTTTTATCTTTTCTCCCCTTTGAACAATTGTTGTGTTTTATGTGCTAAAGGGGACAGCTATGGCTACGCCACGTTCAGAATATATTTTTACCAGCGAATCAGTTTCGGAAGGACATCCCGATAAAATCTGCGATCAGATTTCGGATATGATTCTCGATATGTTTTTGCACGAAAATCCTGAAGCGCGTGTAGCAGTAGAAACTATGGCCACAACCAATCGTGTGATAGTGGCGGGAGAAACTCGCGGTGCTGATAATGTAACCCCCGAGAAAATAGAACAGGCTATTCGCGATCATGTGCGTAAAATTGGTTATGAACAGGAGGGCTTTCACTGGGAAACCCTGAAGGTAGAAAACTTCATTCATCGCCAGTCCGTTGAAATTGCTCAGGGAGTAGACGCCAGCGGTGACAAAGAGGAGGGGGCAGGCGATCAAGGTATTATGTTTGGTTATGCCTGTGATGAAACATCGGAGCTAATGCCGGCAACGGTCAGTGTTGCTAACCGCATTTTGCGCAGCATGGCTAAAGCGCGACACAATGGTGAAGAACCTTTGTTAGAGCCGGATGCGAAAAGTCAGGTGAGTTTGCAATATGATAATCGCACCAATAAGCCAGTTCGCGCCACCTCTATTGTCGTGTCCACACAGCACAAAGCAGGGGTAAGTCAGCAGCAAATACGCGAAATTGTGCGGCCTTATGTGTTGGCGGCGCTGCCTGACCCAAGCTGGATGTGCCCTGAAGAAGAATTTTATGTGAACCCGACCGGAACATTTGTTATCGGCGGGCCTGACGGTGATGCCGGACTCACAGGGCGTAAAATTATTGTGGATACCTATGGTGGCGCAGCACCACATGGCGGAGGAGCGTTTTCGGGTAAAGACCCTACCAAAGTAGACCGTTCGGCAGCGTATGCAGCGCGGTATTTGGCAAAAAACGTGGTAGGCGCTGGCTTGGCAACGGGTTGCACCATACAAATTTCCTATGCCATAGGGGTGTCGCACCCTATTTCTTTTTATGTAAATACCCATGGCACAGGCACTGTGCCCGAAGCAGAGCTAGAAGCCGTGTTGCCGCAACTGATGAATCTTTCACCTTATGGCATTCGCAAGCATTTGAACCTGAATCGCCCAATTTATTTGCCCAGCGCGTCTTATGGACATTTTGGTCGTACCCCCCGTGGTAACGGCGCATTTAGTTGGGAAAAACTTGATTTGGTTGATGCGCTGCTAAAGCATTTTAACCTGCAAGATGTAGCCGCGTTGTAAGAGTTTGTAATGGCAGAACATTCAAATAAACCGCAATATCCTGCGATAGAAGACCGTCCGTGGCTGATTTCGTATGGTAGACGCAAAAGCCGCAAGCTTAGCCCGCACAAGGCGGCATTGATGGAGACACTGATGCCGCGCCTGATGGTGCGTTTTGCAGGCGACTACCATCACCCCGAAAATCAACCCGCTGCACTTGCCACAGCGCATAAAGATATATGGATAGAAATTGGCTTTGGTGGCGGTGAGCATCTCGCTCAGCAAGCGGCAAATAACCCTGAAACTCTGTTGATAGGCTGTGAGCCATATATTGACGGGGTGGCCAAGCTGTTGGTAGATATTGAGGCGCGCAATTTAGACAATATACGGATTTTGGCGGAAGATGCGCGGCTATTATTAGAGGCGCTGCCAGAAAATTCGGTTAGCCGTATATTCATATTATTTCCTGATCCATGGCCTAAGCAGCGTCATCAAAAACGTCGTATTGTATCGCAACAAACGCTGGATTTAGCTGCGCGTATACTAAAACCGGGTGGAGAGCTGCGCTTGGCAACCGACCATGTGGATTATTCTGAATGGATGTTGGAGCATACTCTGGCGCATAGTGCATTTGAATGGCAAGCAGAGCGTCATGCCGATTGGAAAACCCCTCCCCAAGATTGGGTGCCTACCCGATACGAAGAAAAAACCCGTGCACAGGGGCGTAATCCGGTATATTTTTTATTAAAGCGTAAATAGCATAAAAAAACCCGCCACCAAGGCGGGTTTTTAATGTGGGATAGAATGGGGTTTAATTAGTAGTAATAGGCTCGTCAGAAATGGTTTCTGCGGGGCCTGTTTTCAATGT from Alphaproteobacteria bacterium includes:
- the alaS gene encoding alanine--tRNA ligase; translated protein: MKTNDIRKTFLDYFADNHHAKLPSSALVPHNDPTLLFTNAGMVQFKNYFTGLETPTTPRATSSQKCVRAGGKHNDLDNVGYTKRHLTFFEMLGNFSFGDYFKEQAISHAWSLLTEHFKLPVEKLSVTVYHTDDEAFDLWKKITNLPDEKILRIPTSDNFWQMGDTGPCGPCSEIFYDHGPSINGEWKLDADGNDLFDERYVEIWNLVFMQYEQHEDGSRTDLPKPCIDTGMGLERMATVMQGKTDVYDTDLFRHLIEASKEHSGVDEAGEAKTSHRIIADHLRSSAFLMADGVMPSNEGRGYVLRRIMRRAMRHAHKIGCTEPLMYRLVPALMAQMGEAYPELLRAQALITENLKSEEERFKQTLERGLKLLEEERATMAANGKLSGDMAFKLYDTYGFPLDLTETILRDSGQSVDLAGFEAAMAKQKDMARAAWVGSGAQAINVQWFDIKEKAGAVEFLGYAQDEGEAIVKALVVDGEVVTEAQAGSEAVMITNQTPFYGESGGQMGDTGTVAHDGKAIAEVMNTAKPLDDFIVHHIKLKAPLKVNDTVHLTIDVKRRSRLRANHSATHILHKVLRDKIGDHVTQKGSLVAPDRLRFDISQPKPLSREDLAAVEAEVNHIIWLNEEVCTEVTTPDIAIEKGALALFGEKYGDEVRVVRMGALDAPSIEFCGGTHVRRTGDIGLFKIISEGAVAAGIRRIEAVTGPEAYAMIAQQENLLREVANVLKTPMLELPEKVETLLAERKKREKQLADVKRAQALEGAGGDDVQAESIGTITYVAKSFDDLPPKELRSIADSFRKKTGANIIVVGTGFDGKASLVVSVSSDVQARFNAADLVNTGAAKVGGKGGGKPDMAQAGGPDGSRLEEALKAIRDSISSQMVS
- a CDS encoding NADP-dependent isocitrate dehydrogenase, whose translation is MTKAQHITVAYGDGIGPEIMDATLAILQEAGAQLSIDTIEIGEKLYEKGVTTGIPPYAWKTLKRNKILLKAPITTPQGGGYKSLNVTMRKTLGLYANVRPSVCYHPFVATNHPDMNLVIVRENEEDLYAGIEYRQSQDAVQCLKIITRSASERIIRYAFEYAVKNGRNKVTCMSKDNIMKMTDGLFHKTFDEVKTEYPNIETDHYIIDIGAARIGSKPELFDVIVTENLYGDIVSDIAAEVSGSVGLAGSSNIGDDFAMFEAIHGSAPDISGKGIANPSGLLHGAIMMLVHIGQGDVATKIHNAWLRTIEDGIHTGDIYGEHSTKKVGTKDFAEAVMERIGQEPQKLKPVKYANKKVESGNSSSKLSEVKPEAKTLVGVDVYVDWTEEFSQLVEKLHSSIGNDMKLHTIASKGLKVWPEPEVTLKLTDQYCCRVMPQNVNAPVTHGDVATLLGRMAEAGLDFIKTEHLYNFDGKRGYTIGQGE
- a CDS encoding phosphatidylserine decarboxylase, which encodes MRKDELSLLDTIKEGIPVPCKEGYPFIAIALGITLFFYIVDWDVIGHLMLVVTVWVYYFFRDPVRVTPEGDDLIISPADGVVQMITEVVPPAELEMGAEPLTRISVFLNIFNVHINRVPAAGTITRLYYHPGKFLNASMEKASEENERQLAKVTCLNGKEVGFLQIAGLIARRIKCTLHEGQGVISGERFGLIRFGSRMDIFLPKDVAPLVCVGQTAIAGETVLADMSDTKTTARTGTSH
- a CDS encoding phosphatidylcholine/phosphatidylserine synthase; its protein translation is MPRKKRSFPITYLFPNIITIAGLCAGLSAVRFAMLERWEMAVVFLIAAAIIDGMDGRLARMLNATSTFGAQLDSLADFVSFGVAPVMVMYLWQMHGVKGLGWLVVLFFAACMALRLARFNTSIFEGEKSKEGAEEPDDFFTGVPAPAGALLCVLPMVLSFQFGSDTFFASPIIAIFYVACIGVLLVSTLPTLSAKKFKIPSNYAGPFIIASCLFIAVWIVETWLAFTLTSLLYLATIPYTVRRAGRLSTTEDAAGDSDAIDQDSA
- the metK gene encoding methionine adenosyltransferase, whose protein sequence is MATPRSEYIFTSESVSEGHPDKICDQISDMILDMFLHENPEARVAVETMATTNRVIVAGETRGADNVTPEKIEQAIRDHVRKIGYEQEGFHWETLKVENFIHRQSVEIAQGVDASGDKEEGAGDQGIMFGYACDETSELMPATVSVANRILRSMAKARHNGEEPLLEPDAKSQVSLQYDNRTNKPVRATSIVVSTQHKAGVSQQQIREIVRPYVLAALPDPSWMCPEEEFYVNPTGTFVIGGPDGDAGLTGRKIIVDTYGGAAPHGGGAFSGKDPTKVDRSAAYAARYLAKNVVGAGLATGCTIQISYAIGVSHPISFYVNTHGTGTVPEAELEAVLPQLMNLSPYGIRKHLNLNRPIYLPSASYGHFGRTPRGNGAFSWEKLDLVDALLKHFNLQDVAAL
- the trmB gene encoding tRNA (guanosine(46)-N7)-methyltransferase TrmB, whose amino-acid sequence is MAEHSNKPQYPAIEDRPWLISYGRRKSRKLSPHKAALMETLMPRLMVRFAGDYHHPENQPAALATAHKDIWIEIGFGGGEHLAQQAANNPETLLIGCEPYIDGVAKLLVDIEARNLDNIRILAEDARLLLEALPENSVSRIFILFPDPWPKQRHQKRRIVSQQTLDLAARILKPGGELRLATDHVDYSEWMLEHTLAHSAFEWQAERHADWKTPPQDWVPTRYEEKTRAQGRNPVYFLLKRK